The following are encoded together in the Citrobacter arsenatis genome:
- a CDS encoding class I fructose-bisphosphate aldolase, translating to MSKERRLSKIFAKDGKSVTLALDGYYFSTKTNGIDNTINQLPALVEQGLDCALVTYGMLKNFREPLNSVPVVLRVDSTVSIFDNTVPDTTPMFTVEDALKVGAEGVVCMTFPGAFNEEKTHIMAMQLAQAADRWNVPLIVESLPYGYPVTSDDSNNPAIIAASARAAVELGADIIKTRFTGTAEDRLIVEAAGVPVLALGGPKTGIDGYFKFVQHCMQVGAKGVAVGRNITQDPRPDRVVAGLNAIVHENATAEEAYSLYMAK from the coding sequence ATGTCTAAAGAACGCCGTCTCTCAAAGATTTTTGCAAAAGATGGTAAATCAGTGACATTAGCGTTGGATGGTTACTATTTTTCCACGAAAACAAATGGTATTGATAATACGATAAACCAACTGCCTGCATTGGTTGAGCAAGGGCTGGATTGTGCGTTGGTCACGTACGGCATGCTGAAAAATTTTCGTGAGCCATTAAATTCTGTTCCTGTTGTATTACGCGTCGATAGTACAGTCAGTATTTTTGATAATACCGTTCCCGATACTACCCCGATGTTTACCGTTGAAGATGCGTTGAAAGTCGGCGCTGAAGGTGTCGTCTGCATGACCTTCCCCGGTGCTTTCAACGAAGAAAAAACGCACATCATGGCAATGCAACTGGCACAAGCCGCAGACCGCTGGAACGTGCCACTGATTGTCGAATCACTTCCATATGGCTACCCCGTGACCAGTGACGACTCGAACAACCCGGCGATTATCGCCGCCTCGGCTCGCGCCGCTGTGGAACTGGGTGCCGATATCATTAAAACGCGCTTTACAGGCACTGCGGAAGACCGCTTGATCGTTGAAGCGGCAGGCGTTCCCGTCCTTGCACTTGGTGGCCCCAAAACCGGCATTGATGGTTACTTCAAGTTTGTTCAGCACTGTATGCAGGTTGGGGCTAAAGGTGTGGCAGTGGGTCGTAATATCACTCAGGATCCGCGACCAGACAGAGTGGTCGCAGGTCTGAATGCTATCGTCCATGAAAATGCCACTGCGGAAGAAGCATACAGCCTCTATATGGCTAAATAA
- a CDS encoding glycerol-3-phosphate responsive antiterminator, translating into MFLNNTIIPSVRKYKHFDKALSCSSEYVLLSEANIGNLQSLIGKCHQSGKKVLVHLELLGGFKPDQAGINLLKSYYKVDGVISSNLSALRYAKKEGLLTIFRVLLIDSRSLDQSIDIVKHNPPDAIEILPAEYACQCLELISRNLNGFDVIFIAGGFVKRKYLVDKIFHAGFKGITTSEPGLW; encoded by the coding sequence ATGTTTTTAAATAACACCATCATTCCTTCAGTCAGAAAATACAAACACTTTGACAAGGCATTATCCTGTTCATCGGAATATGTCCTGTTGTCAGAGGCCAATATCGGCAATCTGCAATCACTGATAGGCAAATGTCATCAAAGTGGTAAGAAAGTTTTGGTCCATCTGGAGTTACTCGGCGGGTTTAAACCCGATCAGGCCGGAATCAATCTACTGAAAAGTTATTATAAAGTTGATGGTGTTATTTCTTCCAATCTCTCCGCCCTGCGCTATGCAAAAAAAGAGGGGTTGTTGACTATTTTTCGGGTATTACTTATCGATTCTCGATCGTTAGATCAGTCTATCGATATAGTTAAACATAACCCGCCGGATGCAATAGAAATCTTACCTGCTGAATATGCCTGCCAGTGCCTGGAATTGATTAGCCGAAATTTGAATGGCTTTGACGTGATATTCATCGCCGGGGGCTTTGTAAAGCGGAAATACCTTGTAGATAAAATATTCCATGCCGGGTTTAAAGGAATAACCACCAGCGAGCCAGGTTTATGGTAA
- the trpA gene encoding tryptophan synthase subunit alpha yields MERYNNLFTELKTRGEGAFVPFVMLGDPNPTHSLRIIDTLIEAGADALELGIPFSDPLADGPTIQNAALRAFAADVTPRVCFEMLATIRHKHPDIPIGLLMYANLVFNRGIDEFYAGCERAGVDSVLVADVPFEASTPFREAAINHHIAPIFICPPNANDELLHQIATYGRGYTYLLSRAGVTGTERQATGSLHHLVKKLEEYQAPPTVQGFGISTPQQVSDAIQAGAAGAISGSAIVNIIEKYAANEDVMLAELKAFVVSMKAATRRI; encoded by the coding sequence ATGGAACGCTATAACAACCTGTTTACCGAGCTGAAAACCCGTGGAGAAGGTGCATTTGTCCCTTTCGTGATGTTAGGTGATCCCAACCCGACACATTCGCTCAGGATTATTGACACTCTGATTGAAGCAGGTGCTGATGCACTGGAACTGGGCATACCCTTCTCCGATCCACTGGCAGATGGCCCAACCATTCAGAACGCCGCACTGCGGGCTTTCGCGGCTGATGTCACACCAAGAGTATGTTTTGAGATGTTAGCCACTATTCGCCATAAGCATCCGGACATCCCCATTGGCCTGCTGATGTACGCCAATCTGGTTTTTAACCGAGGCATTGATGAGTTTTATGCCGGGTGTGAACGTGCCGGGGTCGATTCGGTACTGGTTGCAGATGTACCGTTCGAGGCGTCAACGCCGTTTCGCGAGGCGGCGATAAACCATCACATCGCCCCCATCTTTATCTGCCCACCAAATGCTAATGATGAACTGCTACATCAGATAGCAACCTACGGGCGTGGATATACCTATTTGCTTTCCCGCGCCGGGGTAACCGGTACTGAACGGCAGGCGACAGGGTCATTGCACCATTTAGTGAAAAAACTGGAGGAGTATCAGGCACCACCCACGGTGCAAGGGTTTGGGATCTCCACACCCCAGCAGGTTTCTGACGCTATACAAGCTGGTGCGGCTGGCGCAATATCCGGCTCTGCCATCGTCAACATCATCGAGAAATATGCGGCGAATGAAGACGTGATGCTGGCAGAACTGAAGGCATTTGTGGTGAGTATGAAAGCCGCAACCCGTCGGATATAG
- the trpB gene encoding tryptophan synthase subunit beta: MSTLLNPYFGEFGGMFVPQILMPALRELEEAFVSAQKDPAFQAELTNLLKNYAGRPTALTKCRNLAEGTRTTLYLKREDLLHGGAHKTNQVLGQALLAKRMGKTEIIAETGAGQHGVASALASALLGLKCRIYMGAKDIERQSPNVFRMRLMGAEVIPVHSGSATLKDASNEALRDWSGSYETAHFMLGTAAGPHPFPTIVREFQRMIGEETRVQIQEKEGRLPDAVIACVGGGSNAIGMFADFIDEPCVGLIGVEPAGHGIETGEHGAPLKHGRVGIYFGMKSPMMQTDEGQLIESCSISAGLDFPSVGPQHAHLNSTGRANYVSVTDNEALDAFKTLSRKEGIIPALESSHALAHALRMMRENPDKEQLLVVNLSGRGDKDIFTVHDILHARGEI; this comes from the coding sequence ATGAGCACACTACTTAACCCCTACTTTGGCGAATTTGGCGGGATGTTTGTCCCTCAAATCCTGATGCCAGCGCTGCGTGAATTGGAAGAAGCCTTCGTCAGTGCGCAAAAAGACCCCGCATTCCAGGCTGAGCTTACTAACCTGCTGAAAAACTATGCAGGCCGGCCAACTGCCCTGACAAAATGCCGAAACCTGGCTGAAGGCACCCGCACTACGCTGTACCTCAAACGCGAAGATCTACTGCACGGTGGGGCCCATAAAACCAATCAGGTACTGGGCCAGGCACTGCTGGCAAAGCGAATGGGCAAGACCGAAATTATTGCTGAAACCGGAGCCGGTCAGCATGGCGTGGCGTCGGCTCTCGCCAGTGCGCTGCTTGGCCTGAAATGCCGTATTTATATGGGCGCGAAGGATATTGAGCGTCAGTCGCCGAATGTTTTTCGGATGCGCCTGATGGGGGCGGAGGTGATCCCCGTCCACAGCGGTTCAGCGACCCTGAAAGATGCCTCCAACGAGGCGCTTCGCGACTGGTCCGGCAGCTACGAAACGGCGCATTTTATGCTGGGTACTGCCGCAGGTCCGCACCCATTCCCGACCATTGTGCGTGAGTTTCAACGCATGATTGGCGAGGAAACCCGAGTGCAGATTCAGGAAAAAGAAGGTCGTTTGCCGGATGCGGTGATTGCCTGTGTGGGCGGGGGGTCAAACGCAATTGGCATGTTTGCCGACTTTATTGATGAACCATGCGTCGGGCTGATCGGTGTGGAACCTGCTGGTCATGGCATTGAAACTGGGGAGCACGGTGCCCCGCTAAAACATGGCCGTGTGGGTATCTACTTTGGCATGAAATCACCCATGATGCAGACCGATGAGGGACAACTCATTGAATCCTGCTCCATTTCTGCCGGCCTGGACTTCCCCTCCGTTGGACCACAGCATGCGCACCTGAACAGCACGGGGCGAGCCAACTATGTCTCCGTGACCGATAATGAGGCGCTGGATGCCTTCAAAACCCTGAGCAGGAAAGAAGGCATTATTCCCGCACTTGAATCCTCTCACGCACTGGCCCACGCACTGAGAATGATGCGTGAAAATCCGGATAAAGAACAACTGCTGGTGGTCAACCTTTCCGGGCGCGGCGACAAAGACATTTTCACCGTACACGATATTCTGCACGCACGAGGAGAAATTTGA
- a CDS encoding glycoside hydrolase family 32 protein, which translates to MTSLLEQAEQTLEKAQADINPRWYPRYHLAARAGWMNDPNGLVWFDGWYHAFYQHHPYSPEWGPMHWGHARSKDLVHWEHLPVALAPEGPADVDGCFSGSAVVDGDMLSLIYTGHKFHGSPDTDDNLYQVQCLATSRDGIHFERHGMVIDTPSELHHFRDPKVWREGECWYMVVGSRVKNTGQVRLYSSSDLRKWQDEGIFAEADEGMGYMWECPDFFTLGGKRLLMFSPQGIAAEGYRHRNLFQSGYLLGEWQPGQQFTHDGQFIELDHGHDFYAPQSFLTPDNRRIVIGWLDMWESSMPEQQDGWAGMLSLPRELSLGDDHRVRMKPADEVTALRGSYYPTPACCLRNQKVLITADAEAIEVQLVWDLNASTAEQFGMTLGEGLRIYVDNQAQRLIVERRYPEYSLEGTRSIPLPAGGVLSLRIFIDRSSVEVFVNDGDACLSSRIYPDPALRDLSLFANHGVASLQEAGYWSWDK; encoded by the coding sequence ATGACATCCTTGTTAGAACAGGCCGAACAGACGCTTGAAAAAGCACAAGCCGATATTAATCCGCGTTGGTATCCGCGGTATCACCTCGCTGCTCGCGCAGGCTGGATGAACGATCCTAACGGCCTGGTATGGTTTGACGGTTGGTATCACGCGTTTTATCAGCATCACCCTTATTCTCCTGAATGGGGACCAATGCACTGGGGGCATGCTCGCAGCAAAGATCTGGTGCACTGGGAACATCTGCCAGTCGCGCTGGCGCCGGAAGGTCCTGCGGATGTGGATGGCTGTTTCTCCGGCTCTGCCGTGGTGGATGGCGATATGCTGTCGCTGATTTATACCGGACATAAATTTCACGGTTCGCCAGACACAGATGACAATCTCTACCAGGTACAGTGCCTGGCAACCAGTCGTGACGGTATCCATTTTGAACGACATGGTATGGTGATTGATACGCCGTCAGAACTGCATCATTTTCGTGACCCGAAGGTATGGCGCGAAGGCGAGTGCTGGTACATGGTGGTCGGTTCCCGTGTGAAAAATACAGGGCAGGTTCGCCTGTATAGTTCATCCGATCTCCGTAAATGGCAAGACGAAGGGATTTTTGCCGAGGCTGATGAAGGGATGGGGTATATGTGGGAATGCCCTGATTTCTTTACTCTCGGGGGGAAGCGGCTCCTGATGTTTTCTCCACAGGGAATTGCGGCGGAAGGTTATCGCCATCGCAACCTTTTTCAGAGTGGTTATTTACTCGGCGAATGGCAGCCCGGTCAACAGTTCACCCATGACGGACAATTCATTGAACTGGACCATGGCCATGATTTTTATGCTCCGCAAAGCTTTCTAACCCCGGATAATCGCCGAATTGTTATCGGTTGGCTGGATATGTGGGAATCGTCGATGCCTGAACAGCAGGACGGTTGGGCCGGAATGCTGTCTCTCCCGCGCGAATTGAGCCTTGGTGATGACCATCGGGTGAGGATGAAACCCGCTGATGAAGTTACCGCGCTGCGTGGCAGCTATTATCCAACGCCCGCGTGCTGCCTGCGTAATCAGAAAGTCCTTATTACAGCTGATGCCGAAGCAATTGAGGTACAACTGGTATGGGATCTGAACGCTTCTACAGCTGAACAGTTTGGTATGACATTAGGCGAGGGGCTAAGAATTTACGTTGATAATCAAGCCCAGCGTCTGATAGTAGAGCGTCGCTATCCAGAATATTCGCTGGAAGGAACTCGCAGTATTCCGTTGCCAGCAGGCGGTGTGCTGTCATTACGCATTTTTATCGACCGCTCATCAGTAGAGGTATTTGTTAATGATGGTGATGCGTGCTTAAGTAGCCGAATTTATCCTGATCCGGCCCTGCGCGATCTTTCACTGTTTGCGAATCATGGTGTCGCCTCATTACAGGAAGCAGGATACTGGTCTTGGGATAAATAA
- a CDS encoding YbaK/EbsC family protein, with product MNEHAVLKLLNELDISFRYISHPEVKTVAEHASFAADFPAQLLKNLLLKNSSGKHFYLYILDGNQKADLRELVLQLNESRLSFAKPDELIEILGVEPGGVTPFALPHNKVRDIRVVIDPSVSPSQPLGFHPLSNTASVCISKKDLLRLLTFFGYSPVDIQTDRVILLPQWIDT from the coding sequence ATGAATGAGCATGCGGTTCTGAAATTGCTTAATGAGCTGGATATATCTTTTCGGTACATATCACATCCGGAAGTGAAAACTGTCGCTGAGCATGCAAGTTTTGCCGCGGATTTTCCGGCGCAACTGTTGAAGAACCTGTTATTGAAAAACAGTTCTGGTAAGCATTTTTACCTGTATATCCTCGATGGCAATCAAAAGGCCGATCTTCGTGAGTTAGTGCTTCAGCTTAATGAATCACGTCTGTCTTTCGCTAAACCAGACGAGTTAATAGAAATACTCGGTGTGGAACCTGGCGGGGTTACGCCTTTTGCTCTCCCACATAACAAGGTGAGGGATATCCGTGTAGTCATTGATCCCTCTGTATCACCGAGTCAGCCACTGGGTTTTCACCCTTTGAGCAACACGGCTTCGGTCTGTATTTCTAAAAAAGACTTATTGCGGCTACTAACATTTTTCGGTTATTCCCCTGTAGATATTCAGACCGATAGAGTGATCCTGCTACCTCAATGGATTGATACGTAA
- a CDS encoding LacI family DNA-binding transcriptional regulator — MASLKDVARLANVSLMTVSRVLNDPKRVKPETLSRVQEAILQLNYVPDLSARQVRRVGSRNKTIGVLALDTVTTPFSVDITLSIEETARAYGWNSFVVNMFADDNPDDIVDLLLAHRPGGIIFTTMGLREVNVPSRLLKHPCVLANCENNGEPVASYIPNDEQGQYTAVQALLAAGYRRPLCLHLPVNHLATRRRRLGLDRACREANINPDVLDHCYMQYGDEHYRDIPDILLKYFAQGIPQFDSVICGNDRIAFMVYQTLLTQGIRIPQDIAVLGYDNLVGIGNLFLPPLSTVQLPHYEIGRLSTLHIINGDSHREKILVDSPWLLRESF, encoded by the coding sequence ATGGCATCTCTAAAAGATGTGGCCAGACTGGCCAATGTATCGCTAATGACCGTATCTCGGGTGCTAAACGATCCGAAACGGGTGAAGCCTGAAACCCTATCCAGGGTTCAGGAGGCAATCTTACAGCTCAATTATGTACCGGATCTCTCTGCCCGCCAGGTCCGTCGTGTCGGCTCCAGGAATAAAACGATTGGCGTGCTCGCGTTGGATACTGTCACGACTCCTTTTTCTGTCGACATCACGTTGTCTATTGAAGAAACCGCACGCGCGTACGGCTGGAATAGCTTCGTGGTTAATATGTTTGCCGATGATAACCCTGACGATATTGTTGATCTGCTGCTCGCACACCGCCCCGGAGGGATCATTTTCACCACAATGGGCTTACGTGAGGTCAACGTCCCTTCCAGGCTGCTGAAGCATCCTTGCGTTCTGGCCAACTGTGAGAACAACGGAGAACCGGTTGCCAGCTATATTCCCAATGATGAACAAGGACAGTATACAGCCGTACAGGCGCTATTAGCGGCGGGTTACCGTCGCCCTCTTTGCTTACATTTACCCGTCAATCATCTGGCGACGCGTCGCCGCCGTCTGGGACTTGATCGCGCCTGCCGTGAAGCCAATATTAATCCTGACGTACTCGATCACTGCTATATGCAATATGGAGATGAACACTATCGTGATATTCCAGATATCTTGTTGAAGTATTTTGCTCAGGGGATACCGCAATTTGATTCGGTAATCTGTGGCAATGACCGTATCGCATTTATGGTATATCAGACGCTGTTAACACAGGGGATCCGCATTCCACAGGACATTGCTGTTCTTGGGTATGATAACCTCGTCGGGATCGGAAATTTGTTCTTACCCCCGCTTTCCACAGTCCAGTTACCGCATTATGAGATTGGGCGGTTAAGTACGTTGCACATTATCAATGGCGACAGCCACCGGGAGAAAATTCTGGTCGACAGCCCCTGGCTGCTGAGAGAATCATTCTGA
- a CDS encoding MFS transporter: MKKRPSRSYLLLSALLFFFFVTWSSSSSLLSIWLHQEVGLKASETGIIFSVLSVSALFAQVCYGFIQDRLGLRKHLLWCITALLILSGPAYLLFSYLLSINILLGSVFGGLFIGLTFNGGIGVLESYTERVARQSTFEFGRARMWGSLGWAVATFFAGLLFNINPDLNFLVASCSGIIFFCLLARLKVAAPASMEKLEIGAKKVSLEDALNLLTLPRFWALIFFVVGTCIYGVYDQQFPVYFSSQFPSLREGNEMFGYLNSFQVFLEAAGMFCAPWLVNRIGAKNGLIFAGMVMAMRMIASGLVEGPLLISITKLLHAVELPILLVAIFKYNSMNFDKRLSSTIYLVGFACTSSIIGTVLSPLAGFSYEKFGFAQSYLIMGIMVFCTTFISIFLLRSNKSTSEPSFLQQNVA, from the coding sequence ATGAAAAAAAGACCTTCTCGCAGCTATCTGCTGCTTAGCGCGCTGCTGTTTTTTTTCTTTGTGACCTGGTCCTCATCAAGTTCACTTCTCTCTATTTGGTTGCATCAGGAAGTGGGGCTAAAGGCTTCGGAAACCGGAATTATCTTTTCCGTGTTATCCGTCTCTGCGCTCTTTGCTCAGGTTTGTTATGGCTTTATTCAGGACCGACTGGGCTTGCGTAAACATCTGTTATGGTGCATCACAGCATTACTCATTCTCTCCGGTCCCGCGTATTTGCTATTTAGCTATTTACTGAGTATCAACATTTTGCTGGGGAGCGTATTCGGTGGTTTGTTTATCGGGCTAACATTTAACGGCGGTATCGGCGTTCTGGAGTCCTACACCGAACGCGTTGCGCGTCAGAGTACCTTTGAGTTTGGTCGGGCACGCATGTGGGGATCTCTGGGCTGGGCGGTGGCGACGTTTTTTGCCGGACTGCTGTTTAACATTAACCCTGACCTTAATTTCCTGGTGGCGTCCTGCTCTGGGATAATTTTCTTCTGTCTTCTGGCCCGCTTAAAAGTTGCAGCTCCGGCAAGCATGGAGAAACTCGAAATCGGCGCTAAAAAAGTCTCTCTGGAAGATGCTCTGAATCTCCTTACTCTGCCACGTTTCTGGGCTTTGATATTCTTTGTGGTCGGTACCTGCATTTACGGCGTCTACGATCAGCAATTTCCGGTCTATTTCTCTTCACAGTTCCCATCATTAAGAGAAGGGAATGAAATGTTTGGCTATTTAAACTCTTTCCAGGTTTTTCTGGAGGCGGCAGGCATGTTTTGTGCGCCTTGGTTGGTTAACCGCATCGGCGCAAAAAATGGCCTTATATTCGCAGGAATGGTGATGGCGATGCGTATGATCGCTTCCGGGCTGGTGGAAGGGCCGCTGCTGATTTCTATTACCAAATTACTTCACGCTGTCGAACTGCCGATATTGTTAGTCGCTATTTTTAAATACAACAGTATGAATTTTGACAAGCGTCTGTCCTCCACGATTTATCTGGTGGGATTCGCCTGCACCAGTTCAATTATTGGCACTGTACTGTCCCCACTGGCAGGTTTTAGCTATGAAAAATTTGGTTTCGCCCAGTCCTATCTAATCATGGGCATTATGGTGTTTTGCACCACGTTTATTTCAATTTTCCTTTTGCGCTCAAATAAGTCCACATCTGAGCCATCTTTTCTGCAGCAAAATGTTGCGTAA
- a CDS encoding DUF1062 domain-containing protein: protein MKVTWTVSPVGYQRIAKHCPSCSIKRDFTPSGAFRVNSQKKVLDVWSIYKCVHCNYTWNIALFSRLHVSKIDRELHHRLMANDAATVLYFAYDNTTLKRNNAELSGRPDFRIQEQWSASLSPGERIEVSVRISRSFQVSLMSILQKQLMLSAGEIKRRVESGKIRGITMKKLKSRKLKDTEYKFQLSAETLFAQRRIALKHR from the coding sequence ATGAAAGTTACATGGACCGTCTCGCCCGTGGGGTATCAGCGCATTGCTAAACACTGCCCTTCATGCAGCATTAAACGGGACTTTACGCCTTCGGGGGCATTTCGGGTTAATTCGCAAAAGAAGGTACTGGATGTCTGGAGCATCTATAAGTGCGTGCACTGCAATTACACCTGGAATATCGCGCTATTTTCACGTCTGCACGTCAGCAAAATTGATCGTGAACTTCATCACCGATTGATGGCGAACGATGCCGCCACGGTTCTATATTTTGCTTATGACAACACTACGCTGAAGCGAAATAATGCCGAGCTCTCGGGTCGACCTGATTTCCGCATTCAGGAGCAATGGTCAGCCAGTCTTTCTCCCGGCGAACGGATTGAGGTTAGCGTCAGGATTTCCCGTTCTTTTCAGGTCAGCCTGATGTCTATTTTGCAAAAGCAACTCATGCTGAGCGCCGGCGAAATCAAGAGGCGAGTTGAGTCAGGAAAAATAAGGGGTATCACGATGAAAAAGCTTAAATCGCGGAAGCTGAAGGATACAGAATATAAGTTTCAACTGTCTGCGGAAACGCTGTTCGCCCAGCGCAGGATAGCTCTGAAACATCGTTAA
- a CDS encoding VOC family protein: protein MFSYIMLGTNHLPRAIQFYDPLMELLGQPQAGRNEEGASWGTFNNNHTVGLCIGSPFNQQPASVGNGTMVALNARSVEHIEQLYALALSLGGKDEGAPGHRPQYGQGFYSAYVRDPDGNKLAFIYYASIA from the coding sequence ATGTTTTCTTACATTATGTTAGGTACTAACCATCTCCCACGCGCCATTCAATTTTACGATCCACTAATGGAACTGCTTGGGCAACCGCAGGCCGGGCGTAATGAAGAAGGTGCGTCGTGGGGAACGTTCAACAACAACCACACCGTTGGACTTTGCATCGGCAGCCCCTTTAATCAACAACCTGCCAGCGTTGGAAATGGCACGATGGTGGCGCTGAATGCGCGTTCCGTCGAGCATATTGAGCAGTTGTACGCACTCGCACTCAGCCTGGGCGGCAAAGATGAAGGCGCGCCGGGGCATAGACCGCAGTATGGTCAGGGCTTCTACAGCGCCTACGTACGCGATCCGGATGGCAATAAGCTCGCGTTCATCTATTACGCGAGCATAGCCTGA
- a CDS encoding OmpG porin family protein: MDEILMPHYRITAMNIRKFILKEKVLACVITSVAAFSAIAEDNTEQPMIYTGNYQSYFQDESEINVTSTPPTIKGNEQSSRNASSPSVLADKTAVSTTSPIPARLSAATDNKNSEVKTNNKGDNPEDVSLLRLRQEDPPVHWNSIGRNMEAGGLHGNIGTQIEIDDVRWSDNKKNSGKFKLATIQAFLRHDELPNWYFGFWNAREDSYKGQFSNQDYKGTNTINEFFVGHIFETWRGNIGTEVMVGSETATKRWKNRYKIWQDLRLTNKWSLAGYAYGEYQPQGNEPGNGDLEQYIFEIEPAIQYRVNPDLGLYLRPYYYYNRQERESWGDIVEEEWKVTAGLWRNWYPLLTSLYLGFGQDKIDNASNAKEVFYDGRYKFIGGTISYPVFGEVRLYGEFKAQFTKETGLWTSSGHSWNPFTVVGVNYNF, from the coding sequence ATGGATGAAATATTAATGCCTCACTATCGCATTACAGCGATGAATATCAGAAAGTTTATTTTAAAAGAAAAGGTTCTGGCCTGTGTGATAACATCAGTTGCAGCGTTTTCTGCTATAGCTGAAGATAATACAGAACAGCCAATGATTTATACAGGAAACTATCAAAGCTATTTTCAGGATGAGTCTGAAATTAACGTAACGAGTACACCGCCAACAATCAAAGGAAATGAGCAATCTTCACGTAACGCTTCATCACCTTCAGTCCTGGCGGATAAAACAGCGGTGTCCACTACGTCGCCAATACCAGCTAGGTTATCAGCAGCAACTGATAATAAGAACTCTGAAGTGAAAACGAATAATAAGGGAGATAACCCAGAAGATGTCAGTCTGTTGCGTTTAAGGCAGGAAGATCCACCGGTTCACTGGAACAGTATTGGTCGTAATATGGAGGCTGGTGGTCTACACGGAAATATTGGAACTCAGATAGAGATTGATGATGTTCGGTGGAGTGATAATAAGAAGAACAGCGGAAAATTCAAACTCGCCACCATTCAGGCCTTTTTACGACATGATGAGCTACCAAACTGGTACTTTGGTTTCTGGAATGCCCGTGAGGATAGCTATAAAGGTCAATTTAGTAATCAGGACTATAAAGGCACAAATACGATCAATGAGTTTTTTGTCGGCCATATTTTTGAAACCTGGCGCGGTAATATTGGCACGGAGGTCATGGTCGGGTCAGAAACGGCAACTAAACGTTGGAAAAACAGGTACAAAATCTGGCAAGACCTGCGACTGACCAACAAATGGAGCCTGGCCGGTTACGCCTACGGCGAATACCAGCCGCAGGGCAACGAACCGGGAAATGGCGATCTTGAGCAATATATTTTTGAAATTGAGCCCGCCATTCAATACCGCGTGAATCCCGATCTCGGCCTGTATTTGCGACCCTATTATTACTATAACCGTCAGGAGCGTGAGAGCTGGGGTGACATTGTAGAAGAAGAATGGAAGGTTACGGCTGGACTCTGGCGGAACTGGTATCCTCTGTTAACCTCTCTGTATTTAGGCTTCGGCCAGGACAAAATAGATAACGCCAGTAATGCTAAAGAAGTTTTTTATGACGGACGTTATAAATTTATCGGTGGCACAATTAGTTATCCAGTGTTTGGTGAAGTTAGATTATATGGTGAGTTCAAAGCACAATTCACGAAAGAAACCGGGCTCTGGACTTCTAGCGGCCATTCGTGGAATCCCTTTACCGTGGTTGGCGTGAATTATAACTTCTGA